In Devosia chinhatensis, the following are encoded in one genomic region:
- a CDS encoding ABC transporter ATP-binding protein has translation MNAALKASESQNWGPRGTAGVSFAASLEFDSVEVELGGRPVLDRFELTLRPGEIVCLLGESGSGKSTALRVAAGIQPIQSGALRINGELMSAAGLTTPPNRRGIGLMFQDYALFPHLSVLKNVLFGLTNLGRAAALEQARAALRRVGLAGRENDYPHQLSGGQQQRLALARSVAPRPGLLLLDEPFSSLDARLRETVRDETLAVLRETNATSLIVTHDPEEAMIMGDRVALLRQGRIAQIGSAAEIYRRPVDLAAARFLSPLGEIETEVRSGAASTPFGAVPAPGFVDGAPVTIAIRPVGGAEIRVAGQGTPGRIVARREAIGVDLFEVKVEGLEAPLAVRQSANAGLVPGKDVFVSLNMEHVLVFGRD, from the coding sequence ATGAACGCAGCATTGAAGGCGAGCGAATCGCAGAACTGGGGACCCCGCGGCACCGCGGGTGTTTCCTTTGCCGCCTCGCTTGAATTTGACAGCGTCGAGGTCGAGTTGGGCGGGCGTCCGGTTCTTGATCGTTTTGAACTGACTTTGCGGCCTGGCGAGATCGTCTGCCTGCTGGGCGAATCGGGGTCTGGCAAATCCACCGCCCTGCGCGTTGCTGCAGGGATCCAGCCCATCCAGTCAGGCGCACTGCGCATCAATGGCGAACTGATGTCGGCCGCGGGGCTGACCACGCCGCCCAATCGGCGCGGTATTGGCCTCATGTTTCAGGACTACGCGCTTTTTCCCCATCTTTCGGTCCTGAAGAACGTGCTGTTCGGCCTGACCAATCTTGGCCGTGCCGCAGCGCTTGAGCAGGCGCGTGCGGCCCTCCGCCGGGTGGGTCTGGCGGGACGGGAAAACGACTACCCGCACCAATTGTCGGGGGGGCAGCAGCAACGCCTGGCCCTGGCCCGCAGCGTTGCGCCGCGGCCGGGTCTCCTGCTGCTCGATGAGCCGTTTTCGAGCCTTGATGCGCGCCTGCGCGAGACCGTGCGAGATGAAACTTTGGCCGTCCTGCGGGAAACCAATGCCACGAGCCTCATCGTCACCCACGATCCCGAAGAGGCCATGATAATGGGGGACCGTGTCGCTCTGCTCCGACAGGGCCGCATCGCCCAGATCGGCAGCGCTGCGGAAATCTACCGCCGGCCGGTCGACCTGGCCGCAGCCCGCTTTCTGTCTCCGCTGGGTGAGATCGAGACCGAAGTGCGATCTGGCGCGGCGTCGACGCCGTTCGGGGCAGTACCTGCGCCGGGCTTTGTCGATGGTGCCCCCGTCACGATAGCAATCAGGCCCGTCGGCGGCGCCGAGATACGGGTCGCGGGGCAGGGGACGCCGGGGCGTATTGTCGCGCGTCGCGAGGCTATCGGTGTCGATCTGTTCGAGGTCAAGGTCGAAGGGCTTGAGGCGCCCCTTGCCGTCCGCCAATCTGCCAATGCAGGCCTTGTCCCCGGAAAGGACGTCTTCGTTTCGCTGAATATGGAACACGTTCTTGTGTTTGGGCGCGATTAA
- a CDS encoding twin-arginine translocase TatA/TatE family subunit, with protein sequence MHAPSIWGILVVAVVVILLFGRGKISGMMGEVASGIKAFQKGMKDDDKPAERIQTSAEVEAREVDKSKDA encoded by the coding sequence ATGCACGCGCCGTCTATTTGGGGCATTCTCGTTGTCGCCGTCGTCGTTATCCTGCTCTTCGGCCGCGGGAAGATTTCCGGTATGATGGGTGAAGTGGCATCCGGCATCAAAGCCTTCCAGAAAGGCATGAAGGACGACGACAAGCCGGCTGAGCGCATCCAGACCAGTGCTGAAGTCGAAGCGCGCGAAGTCGACAAGAGCAAGGACGCCTGA
- a CDS encoding Sec-independent protein translocase subunit TatA/TatB, producing the protein MLGLSWTELMVVGVVALIVIGPKDLPVVMGRIGKFVGQIQRMGREFQREINKTTGLDEVRNLRSSITDPLRKTADEIRREFNAIGKDGQQSPTGALKPTDPKVESVADAIKEQAGMAPAKSSTELAGEYGFKPTAAKPVAGTRTTPPTFEDTAAAKAAKASTDLSSQIAVTPPTTLEEAAPVMVPVEPVKAKRPRAPRKTASPPLEVTGAIPAKPAPKPRKKASAGPAAAETPVEPAPKKPRAPRKKPADTAGES; encoded by the coding sequence ATGCTCGGCCTAAGCTGGACAGAGTTAATGGTGGTTGGCGTGGTTGCGCTGATCGTCATCGGTCCGAAAGACCTGCCGGTGGTGATGGGGCGCATCGGCAAGTTCGTGGGGCAGATCCAGCGCATGGGCCGCGAGTTTCAGCGCGAAATCAACAAGACCACCGGCCTAGATGAAGTGCGCAACCTGCGCAGCTCCATTACCGATCCCCTGCGCAAGACCGCCGACGAAATTCGTCGCGAATTCAACGCCATCGGCAAGGATGGTCAGCAATCCCCGACCGGCGCTCTCAAGCCGACCGATCCAAAGGTCGAGAGCGTGGCCGACGCTATCAAGGAACAGGCCGGCATGGCTCCCGCCAAGTCCAGCACCGAACTGGCGGGCGAATATGGCTTCAAGCCGACTGCCGCCAAGCCTGTTGCCGGCACACGCACAACGCCTCCGACCTTCGAGGACACTGCGGCCGCCAAGGCCGCCAAGGCATCCACGGATCTGTCGAGCCAGATCGCGGTGACGCCACCGACCACGCTCGAAGAGGCGGCGCCCGTCATGGTCCCGGTCGAGCCGGTCAAGGCCAAGCGGCCACGGGCGCCCCGCAAGACGGCATCGCCCCCACTCGAGGTGACGGGCGCAATCCCCGCCAAGCCTGCGCCAAAGCCGCGCAAGAAGGCTTCCGCCGGGCCCGCTGCCGCTGAAACGCCTGTCGAGCCAGCGCCGAAAAAGCCCCGCGCCCCCCGCAAAAAGCCCGCCGACACGGCCGGGGAGAGCTGA
- the tatC gene encoding twin-arginine translocase subunit TatC, translating into MADDTKQIDDKTKVEDELAGSEAPLMEHLIELRKRLINSAIAIVVLMIFCFLFAGQIFDILLNPYRTLYPNPGDMELIYTAPQEFFFTQLNLAFFGAIFLGFPYLATQIYRFVAPGLYKHERRALVPYLVATPVFFLLGAGMVYFVVLPLALGFFSGMQTEEIKLLPRVSEYLGLATTLILAFGICFQLPVVLTLLAQIDLINVDQLKKGRRYAIVGILAVAAFVSPPDPISQIGLAIPMYALYELAIISVRMVQKRREDALAAQQADLSSSSSE; encoded by the coding sequence ATGGCCGACGATACCAAGCAGATTGACGATAAGACCAAGGTCGAGGACGAGCTGGCCGGCAGCGAAGCCCCGCTGATGGAACACCTGATCGAGCTGCGCAAGCGGCTCATCAACAGCGCCATCGCCATCGTCGTGCTGATGATCTTCTGTTTCCTGTTCGCGGGGCAGATCTTCGATATCCTGCTCAATCCCTATCGCACGCTCTACCCCAATCCGGGCGACATGGAGCTGATCTATACCGCGCCGCAGGAATTCTTCTTCACTCAGCTGAACCTCGCCTTCTTCGGCGCGATTTTCCTCGGCTTTCCCTATCTGGCGACGCAAATCTATCGTTTCGTCGCGCCGGGCTTATATAAGCATGAGCGCCGTGCTCTCGTGCCCTATCTCGTAGCGACGCCGGTCTTCTTCCTCCTCGGCGCCGGTATGGTCTACTTCGTCGTCCTGCCTCTGGCCCTTGGCTTTTTCAGCGGCATGCAGACCGAGGAAATCAAGCTCCTGCCGCGCGTCTCGGAATATCTGGGCCTTGCCACCACCCTGATCCTGGCCTTCGGCATCTGCTTCCAGCTTCCGGTCGTGCTGACGCTCCTGGCGCAGATCGACCTGATCAATGTCGACCAGCTCAAGAAGGGTCGCCGCTACGCCATCGTGGGCATTCTCGCCGTGGCCGCCTTCGTGTCGCCGCCCGATCCGATCTCGCAGATCGGCCTTGCCATCCCGATGTATGCTCTCTACGAACTCGCCATCATCTCGGTGCGCATGGTGCAAAAGCGTCGCGAAGACGCCCTGGCCGCCCAACAGGCTGACCTCTCCAGCTCATCGTCCGAATAG